From a region of the Nonlabens dokdonensis DSW-6 genome:
- a CDS encoding helix-turn-helix transcriptional regulator, giving the protein MSTQDQEPIEISQSQRIAFQKAFGKRLAELRKASGLSQLDLASLINVEKTSISRIENGRVNFTFYTATRLALALNVELSSLFSFSLK; this is encoded by the coding sequence ATGTCAACTCAGGATCAAGAACCTATTGAAATAAGTCAAAGCCAAAGAATAGCTTTTCAAAAAGCCTTTGGAAAAAGGTTAGCAGAGCTGAGAAAAGCAAGTGGTTTATCTCAACTTGATCTCGCATCTCTTATTAATGTTGAAAAGACTTCTATATCAAGAATAGAAAATGGTAGAGTCAATTTTACATTTTATACAGCAACTAGGTTAGCTTTAGCTCTAAACGTTGAGTTGTCTTCTCTTTTTAGTTTTTCTTTAAAATAA